One region of Quercus lobata isolate SW786 chromosome 2, ValleyOak3.0 Primary Assembly, whole genome shotgun sequence genomic DNA includes:
- the LOC115974677 gene encoding cationic peroxidase 1-like, with product MKFSCFGKVMAFFSSSILSFSTLFLFMLGIASAQLSSNFYSNSCPTALSIIRGAVNTAVSKENRMGASLLRLHFHDCFVNGCDASVLLDDTTSFKGEKTARPNANSLRGYDVIDTIKSQLERECPGVVSCADILAVAARDSVVKLHGTTWTVPLGRRDATTASFDDATKNLPSPTLNLTALKSAFSNKGFTASEMVTLSGGHTIGQVQCSVIRDRIYKENNIDSNFAASIKKNCPSTGGDTNLSPLDQTTGVFDNTYFKDLVNKKGLMHSDQQLFNGVSTYSQVNTYSQNSAKFFSDFGCAMIKMGNLSPLTGSKGEIRTNCRKTN from the exons ATGAAGTTTTCTTGTTTTGGTAAAGTCATGGCTTTCTTTTCCTCCTCTATTCTCTCCTTTTCTACTTTATTCTTGTTTATGTTGGGAATAGCTTCTGCTCAGCTATCATCCAACTTCTATTCAAATTCTTGCCCTACGGCTCTCTCTATAATTCGAGGCGCAGTAAACACTGCAGTGTCCAAAGAGAATCGTATGGGGGCCTCGTTACTCCGCCTCCATTTCCATGATTGCTTTGTCAAT GGTTGTGATGCATCTGTGTTGTTGGATGACACCACCAGTTTCAAAGGAGAGAAGACGGCGAGGCCCAATGCCAACTCATTGAGAGGATATGATGTGATTGACACCATTAAATCTCAACTTGAAAGGGAATGCCCTGGAGTTGTGTCTTGTGCTGATATTTTAGCTGTTGCAGCTCGTGATTCTGTTGTTAAG TTGCATGGCACTACATGGACCGTTCCATTAGGCAGAAGAGATGCAACCACAGCTAGTTTTGATGATGCCACAAAAAACCTCCCTTCCCCCACTTTAAATCTTACTGCTCTTAAATCTGCATTCAGCAACAAGGGTTTTACTGCTTCAGAAATGGTGACTCTCTCAG gAGGGCACACCATAGGTCAAGTACAATGCAGTGTAATTCGGGATCGTATCTATAAAGAGAATAATATAGATTCAAACTTTGCGGCATCAATAAAGAAAAACTGCCCGAGTACAGGCGGAGATACTAATTTATCTCCTCTTGACCAAACAACTGGAGTTTTTGATAACACTTATTTCAAGGATTTAGTGAACAAAAAGGGCCTTATGCACTCAGATCAACAGCTCTTCAATGGTGTCTCCACATATTCCCAAGTGAACACCTATAGCCAGAACTCAGCAAAGTTCTTCTCTGATTTTGGGTGTGCCATGATAAAAATGGGAAACCTCAGCCCACTTACTGGCTCAAAAGGAGAGATCAGAACCAATTGCAGGAAGACTAATTGA
- the LOC115973061 gene encoding branched-chain amino acid aminotransferase 1, mitochondrial-like isoform X2, producing MISRSVCFRNLLQSLRATSSSSKIGCYYGFSSQASSSLQQMCEPSIYRDDDYADLDWDNLGFGIMPTDYMYLMKCSNGEDFEQGQLNRYGNIELGPAAGVLNYGQAVYEGTKVHRKEDGRLLLFRPEQNAIRMKFGAERMSMPSPSIDQFVDAVKQTVLANKRWVPPPGKGSLYIRPLLMGSGQILGLGAAPEYTFLVYVSPVGNYFKEGFAPLNLYVEKEFDRASRGGTGGIKSITNYAPGLKALTKAKNRGFSDVLYLDSVNRKNIEEVSSCNIFIVKGNAISTPAVNGTILPGVTRRSIIEIALDHGYQVEERVIPIDELIDADEVFCTGTAVGVASVGSTTYEGKRIKFKTGAQTVSQELYSTLVGIKTGLIEDKMDWIVEIE from the exons ATGATTTCAAGGAGTGTATGCTTTCGCAATTTGCTTCAATCTCTTCGAGCTACTTCTTCCTCATccaag ATTGGATGTTACTATGGATTTTCATCTCAGGCTTCATCTTCTCTGCAACAAATGTGCGAACCATCTATTTATCG AGATGATGACTACGCTGATTTGGACTGGGATAATCTTGGATTTGGTATAATGCCAACTGATTACATGTACCTTATGAAATGTTCTAACGGAGAGGATTTTGAACAAGGTCAACTTAATCGTTATGGAAACATTGAGTTGGGCCCTGCTGCTGGAGTTCTGAATTATGGGCAG GCAGTGTATGAAGGTACAAAAGTACATAGGAAAGAAGATGGGCGGCTTCTTCTCTTCCGTCCAGAGCAGAATGCGATTCGCATGAAATTTGGAGCGGAGAGAATGAGCATGCCATCACCCTCCATTGATCAATTTGTAGATGCTGTGAAGCAGACTGTCCTAGCCAACAAGCGTTGG GTTCCTCCTCCAggaaaagggtctctgtacatTAGGCCTCTGCTCATGGGAAGTGGTCAAATATTGGGTTTGGGTGCAGCACCTGAATACACTTTCCTAGTATATGTTTCCCCTGTTGGCAACTATTTCAAG GAGGGTTTTGCACCCTTGAACTTGTATGTTGAGAAAGAGTTTGATCGTGCCTCTCGTGGTGGAACTGGAGGTATCAAATCAATCACCAACTATGCCCCT GGTTTGAAAGCATTGACTAAAGCAAAGAACAGAGGATTTTCTGATGTCTTATATCTAGACTCAGtgaataggaaaaatattgaGGAGGTCTCCTCTTGTAACATTTTTATTGtgaag GGCAATGCTATTTCAACTCCTGCAGTAAATGGGACCATTCTTCCAGGAGTCACCCGTAGAAGCATCATTGAGATTGCTCTTGATCATGGTTACCAG GTCGAGGAACGTGTTATTCCTATTGATGAATTGATTGATGCCGATGAAGTTTTCTGCACAGGAACTGCTGTTGGTGTTGCTTCTGTAGGTAGCACTACGTATGAAGGGAAAAG GATTAAATTTAAAACGGGTGCTCAGACTGTGTCCCAGGAGCTATACTCAACCCTTGTAGGAATAAAAACGGGTTTGATTGAGGATAAGATGGACTGGATAGTAGAGATAGAATAG
- the LOC115973061 gene encoding branched-chain amino acid aminotransferase 1, mitochondrial-like isoform X3: MPTDYMYLMKCSNGEDFEQGQLNRYGNIELGPAAGVLNYGQAVYEGTKVHRKEDGRLLLFRPEQNAIRMKFGAERMSMPSPSIDQFVDAVKQTVLANKRWVPPPGKGSLYIRPLLMGSGQILGLGAAPEYTFLVYVSPVGNYFKEGFAPLNLYVEKEFDRASRGGTGGIKSITNYAPGLKALTKAKNRGFSDVLYLDSVNRKNIEEVSSCNIFIVKGNAISTPAVNGTILPGVTRRSIIEIALDHGYQVEERVIPIDELIDADEVFCTGTAVGVASVGSTTYEGKRIKFKTGAQTVSQELYSTLVGIKTGLIEDKMDWIVEIE; the protein is encoded by the exons ATGCCAACTGATTACATGTACCTTATGAAATGTTCTAACGGAGAGGATTTTGAACAAGGTCAACTTAATCGTTATGGAAACATTGAGTTGGGCCCTGCTGCTGGAGTTCTGAATTATGGGCAG GCAGTGTATGAAGGTACAAAAGTACATAGGAAAGAAGATGGGCGGCTTCTTCTCTTCCGTCCAGAGCAGAATGCGATTCGCATGAAATTTGGAGCGGAGAGAATGAGCATGCCATCACCCTCCATTGATCAATTTGTAGATGCTGTGAAGCAGACTGTCCTAGCCAACAAGCGTTGG GTTCCTCCTCCAggaaaagggtctctgtacatTAGGCCTCTGCTCATGGGAAGTGGTCAAATATTGGGTTTGGGTGCAGCACCTGAATACACTTTCCTAGTATATGTTTCCCCTGTTGGCAACTATTTCAAG GAGGGTTTTGCACCCTTGAACTTGTATGTTGAGAAAGAGTTTGATCGTGCCTCTCGTGGTGGAACTGGAGGTATCAAATCAATCACCAACTATGCCCCT GGTTTGAAAGCATTGACTAAAGCAAAGAACAGAGGATTTTCTGATGTCTTATATCTAGACTCAGtgaataggaaaaatattgaGGAGGTCTCCTCTTGTAACATTTTTATTGtgaag GGCAATGCTATTTCAACTCCTGCAGTAAATGGGACCATTCTTCCAGGAGTCACCCGTAGAAGCATCATTGAGATTGCTCTTGATCATGGTTACCAG GTCGAGGAACGTGTTATTCCTATTGATGAATTGATTGATGCCGATGAAGTTTTCTGCACAGGAACTGCTGTTGGTGTTGCTTCTGTAGGTAGCACTACGTATGAAGGGAAAAG GATTAAATTTAAAACGGGTGCTCAGACTGTGTCCCAGGAGCTATACTCAACCCTTGTAGGAATAAAAACGGGTTTGATTGAGGATAAGATGGACTGGATAGTAGAGATAGAATAG
- the LOC115973061 gene encoding branched-chain amino acid aminotransferase 1, mitochondrial-like isoform X1, with the protein MIQRISAGFGNLVQSFRVASSSSKIGCYYGFSSQASSSLQQMCEPSIYRDDDYADLDWDNLGFGIMPTDYMYLMKCSNGEDFEQGQLNRYGNIELGPAAGVLNYGQAVYEGTKVHRKEDGRLLLFRPEQNAIRMKFGAERMSMPSPSIDQFVDAVKQTVLANKRWVPPPGKGSLYIRPLLMGSGQILGLGAAPEYTFLVYVSPVGNYFKEGFAPLNLYVEKEFDRASRGGTGGIKSITNYAPGLKALTKAKNRGFSDVLYLDSVNRKNIEEVSSCNIFIVKGNAISTPAVNGTILPGVTRRSIIEIALDHGYQVEERVIPIDELIDADEVFCTGTAVGVASVGSTTYEGKRIKFKTGAQTVSQELYSTLVGIKTGLIEDKMDWIVEIE; encoded by the exons ATTGGATGTTACTATGGATTTTCATCTCAGGCTTCATCTTCTCTGCAACAAATGTGCGAACCATCTATTTATCG AGATGATGACTACGCTGATTTGGACTGGGATAATCTTGGATTTGGTATAATGCCAACTGATTACATGTACCTTATGAAATGTTCTAACGGAGAGGATTTTGAACAAGGTCAACTTAATCGTTATGGAAACATTGAGTTGGGCCCTGCTGCTGGAGTTCTGAATTATGGGCAG GCAGTGTATGAAGGTACAAAAGTACATAGGAAAGAAGATGGGCGGCTTCTTCTCTTCCGTCCAGAGCAGAATGCGATTCGCATGAAATTTGGAGCGGAGAGAATGAGCATGCCATCACCCTCCATTGATCAATTTGTAGATGCTGTGAAGCAGACTGTCCTAGCCAACAAGCGTTGG GTTCCTCCTCCAggaaaagggtctctgtacatTAGGCCTCTGCTCATGGGAAGTGGTCAAATATTGGGTTTGGGTGCAGCACCTGAATACACTTTCCTAGTATATGTTTCCCCTGTTGGCAACTATTTCAAG GAGGGTTTTGCACCCTTGAACTTGTATGTTGAGAAAGAGTTTGATCGTGCCTCTCGTGGTGGAACTGGAGGTATCAAATCAATCACCAACTATGCCCCT GGTTTGAAAGCATTGACTAAAGCAAAGAACAGAGGATTTTCTGATGTCTTATATCTAGACTCAGtgaataggaaaaatattgaGGAGGTCTCCTCTTGTAACATTTTTATTGtgaag GGCAATGCTATTTCAACTCCTGCAGTAAATGGGACCATTCTTCCAGGAGTCACCCGTAGAAGCATCATTGAGATTGCTCTTGATCATGGTTACCAG GTCGAGGAACGTGTTATTCCTATTGATGAATTGATTGATGCCGATGAAGTTTTCTGCACAGGAACTGCTGTTGGTGTTGCTTCTGTAGGTAGCACTACGTATGAAGGGAAAAG GATTAAATTTAAAACGGGTGCTCAGACTGTGTCCCAGGAGCTATACTCAACCCTTGTAGGAATAAAAACGGGTTTGATTGAGGATAAGATGGACTGGATAGTAGAGATAGAATAG
- the LOC115977839 gene encoding uncharacterized protein LOC115977839 produces MDQMKKVMEEMKENMRRTNPIEDLVHRTDSPFTASINGHPLPSKFKLPSLDSYDGTRDPFDHIATFKTTMHLQGVPDEIMCRAFPTTLKGPARVWFSKIPPSSVSSFEELSKLFVNNFIGGQRHKRSSSSLLTIEQGENESLRSFITRFNREALSVDEVDDKLLLAAFHNGINSDLFIHKLYEKEPQTMAELKRKRAERMEAHPVRHSEQAPRPKKGRTEDRKERDGRKTGPLGRSQNYTPLNAPLNQVLMQIKDDPSLKWPEKMKGDPNKRNKNKYCRFHRDHGHDTDECYDLKQQIENLIRQGKLKHFVGRDRTDEKLKGKMEESSRPPLGEIRIIVGGNPMGQSSKSKKTYLKAVQNVQLSGRPPRTRFMDEPTISFTDEDAERIHHPHDDAIVITLLIADYTTRRVLVDNGSSADILYYPTFQQMRLGRDQLRPVCSPLIGFKGMKVQPVGTITLPVVVGSYPQQITKEVNFLVVDCTSSYNAIIGRPTLNSWKAITSTYHLSVKFPTEYGIGQAQGDQLAARECYLAMMALDEQVQTMSIEERRVIAEPMEVLEDVLLQEDDPEKFTRIGTGMKEKARQDLIQFLRKSIDVFAWSHDDMPGIDPSVITHRLNVYPFFKPIRQKKRVFAPERDKAIKEEVQKLTTAKFIKEVYYPDWLANVVMLLSFMDAFSGYNQIKMDEADQEKTSFITSQGLFCYKVMPFGLKNAGATYQRLVNHMFRPQIGRNVEVYVDDMFVKSIDEGSHLDDLQETFETLRRYKMKLNPSKCAFGVSSGKFLGFMVSPRGIEANPDKIQAILNMEPPKNIKEVQSLTGRVAALNRFVSKATDKCLPFFKVLRKAFEWTDECQRAFQDLKDYLTTAPLLSPSVQGEELYLYLAVSPHAVSSALIREEGKIQKPVYYTSRALRGAEGRYPLMEKLAFALITASRKLRHYFQWAVELSEFDIRYQPRNAIKAQALVDFIAEFTPSYEDLGEGEYNKWVVHVDGSSTLYAGGIGVVLQSPEGDKLKYKARLQYQTTNNEVEYEALLKGLELAKSVEADSVLVMGDSQLVIGQVNGTEENVEADTLAKEASANEALNDIDGVYYMPSIDLPELMQIEGEGNWMTPIVSYLKDGRLPEEKDEARKLKVKSTRYVLMDEVLYKRGFSQPLLRCLAPDEANYMLREVHEGACGNHSGARSLVHKVIRSGFYWPTIQADAKAYVKVCDQCQRFSNIPRQPAEYLTPMMAPWPFAQWGLDILGPFPTGTWQMKFLVVGIDYFTKWVEAEPLAKITQQNVKNFVWKNIVCRFGVPRVLVSDNGRQFDNTPFRKFCEQLGMKNHYSSPSHPQANGQIDPQKESKHGRMKSLNARIYRP; encoded by the exons atggaccaaatgaagaaagtcatggaggagatgaaggagaaCATGAGGAGAACGAATCCTATAGAGGATTTGGTCCACAGGACTGACTCTCCttttacggcttccatcaatggccaccctctaccatcaaagttcaaactaCCTTCCCTGGACTCGTATGATGGGACACGTGACCCCTTCGATCACATTGCAACATTCAAGACGACAATGCACCTCCAAGGGGTCCCTGATGAAATCATGTGTCGAGCCTTCCCTACTACCCTTAAAGGCCCGGCACGAGTTTGGTTCAGTAAAATTCCCCCAAGTTCCGTAAGTTCTTTCGAAGAATTAAGCAaattgtttgttaacaatttcatagGGGGACAGAGGCACAAGCGCTCTTCGTCCAGCTTACTGACCATAGAACAAGGGGAGAACGAAAGCCTGCGGTCATTCATCACTCGCTTCAACAGAGAAGCCCTTAGCGTGGACGAGGTGGACGACAAGCTTCTACTGGCAGCCTTCCACAATGGGATTAATTCGGATTTATTTATCCACAAGCTATACGAGAAGGAGCCTCAAACCATGGCTGAgctc aagaggaaaagagctgAGAGGATGGAAGCGCACCCAGTTCGACACTCAGAACAAGcccctcgtccaaagaagggacggacggaAGATAGGAAGGAACGAGATGGCAGGAAGACAGGTCCCTTGGGAAGAAGCCAGAACTATACGCCCCTGAACGCTCCACTTAATCAGGtgctcatgcaaatcaaagacgATCCTTCTTTAAAATGGCCAGAGAAGATGAAAGGGGATCCCAACAAGCGcaataagaacaaatattgtCGCTTTCACAGGGACCATGGGCATGACACGGATGAATGTTATGACCTAAAACAGCAAATTGAGAACCTTATCAGGCAAGGAAAGTTGAAGCACTTCGTTGGAAGGGATCGTACAGATGAGAAGCTGAAAGGCAAAATGGAGGAATCATCCCGGCCCCCACTTGGAGAGATAAGGATTATCGTTGGAGGGAACCCGATGGGGCAATCTTCCAAATCGAAGAAGACGTATCTCAAAGCGGTACAAAATGTCCAGCTCTCTGGACGACCACCAAGGACGAGATTTATGGACGAGCCAACCATTTCCTTCACCGATGAAGATGCTGAGAGGATCCATCACCCGCACGACGATGCGATCGTCATTACACTGCTCATTGCAGATTATACAACCAGAAGAGTGTTAGTTGACAATGGAAGTTCAGCAGACATATTGTACTACCCCACCTTCCAACAGATGAGGCTTGGACGAGATCAACTTCGTCCAGTATGCTCGCCGCTGATAGGATTTAAAGGAATGAAGGTGCAGCCCGTGGGTACCATTACATTACCAGTGGTGGTAGGGTCATACCCGCAACAGATAACCAAGGAAGTCAATTTCCTCGTGGTAGACTGTACTTCTTCatacaatgccatcattggaAGACCCACTCTTAATAGTTGGAAGGCGATAACCTCGACCTACCATCTATCAGTCAAATTCCCTACGGAGTACGGGATAGGGCAAGCACAAGGAGATCAGTTGGCAGCTAGAGAATGCTACTTAGCCATGATGGCTTTGGACGAACAGGTGCAGACAATGAGCATCGAGGAAAGAAGAGTTATTGCAGAGCCCATGGAAGTGTTGGAAGATGTTCTTTTGCAAGAAGATGATCCTGAGAAATTTACCAGAATTGGAACAGGTATGAAGGAGAAGGCAAGACAAGACCTCATCCAGTTCCTGAGAAAAAGTATTGAcgtttttgcatggagtcatgacgacatgccaggaatcgacCCAAGTGTGATCACTCATCGATTGAATGTATACCCCTTTTTTAAGCCTATCCGTCAGAAGAAGAGGGTATTCGCTCCCGAGAGGGACAAGGCAATCAAGGAAGAAGTTCAAAAACTGACCACGGCGAAGTTCATTAAGGAAGTCTATTACCCGGATTGGTTAgccaatgtggtgatg ttgctgagcttcatggatgccttttcAGGATATAATCAGATCAAGATGGATGAAGCCGATCAGGAAAAAACTTCCTTCATTACCAGCCAAGGCTTgttttgctacaaagtgatgcccttcggcttgaAGAACGCAGGGGCAACTTATCAAAGGTTAGTGAATCATATGTTTCGTCCACAAATAGGACGGAATGTGGAGGTTTATGTCGACGACATGTTTGTGAAGAGCATAGACGAGGGAAGCCATCTAGACGACCTAcaggaaacctttgaaacacttcggcgatataagatgaagttgaacccaagCAAGTGTGCATTCGGAGTATCGTCGGGAAAGTTTCTGGGGTTCATGGTCTCGCCAAGAGGAATTGAGGCAAATCCGGACAAGATCCAAGCTATATTGAACATGGAGCCACCGAAGAATATTAAGGAAGTCCAATCCCTCACAGGGCGAGTTGCTGCTTTGAACAGGTTTGTTTCGAAAGCCACAGATAAGTGTTTACCTTTCTTTAAAGTCCTCAGGAAGGCATTTGAGTGGACGGACGAATGCCAAAGGGCCTTCCAAGACCTGAAGGACTATCTCACAACTGCCCCATTATTAAGTCCATCCGTACAAGGAGAAGAACTGTACTTATACTTAGCGGTGTCCCCACACGCCGTAAGTTCAGCtttaatcagagaagaggggaaAATACAAAAACCGGTGTACTACACTAGCCGGGCACTCAGAGGAGCAGAGGGAAGATATCCGCTCATGGAGAAATTGGCTTTTGCACTGATAACGGCTTCTAGGAAGTTGAGACATTACTTCCAa TGGGCAGTTGAACTTAGTGAATTCGACATTCGGTACCAACCGAGAAATGCAATAAAGGCTCAAGCCCTAGTAGATTTCATTGCAGAGTTCACTCCAAGTTACGAAGACTTGGGGGAAGGAGAGTACAACAAATGGGTCGTCCATGTAGATGGGTCATCCACATTATATGCTGGAGGAATAGGAGTTGTTTTGCAGTCGCCGGAAGGGGACAAATTGAAATACAAGGCCCGTCTGCAATACCAGACTACTAACAATGAAGTGGAGTATGAAGCCCTTTTGAAGGGGTTGGAACTGGCCAAATCTGTAGAAGCAGACTCAGTACTTGTCATGGGAGACTCTCAACTGGTCATAGGCCAAGTCAATGGAAC ggaagagaatGTGGAGGCAGATACTCTGGCGAAGGAAGCATCTGCGAATGAGGCGTTGAACGATATAGATGGTGTATACTACATGCCAAGTATAGACCTTCCAGAACTGATGCAGATagagggagaaggaaattggatgaccccaatagTGTCCTACTTAAAGGACGGAAGGCTtccagaagagaaggacgaagcAAGGAAGCTCAAAGTCAAGTCAACCAGGTATGTGCTTATGGACGAGGTgttatacaagagaggtttttcccagcctctcttAAGATGTTTGGCTCCGGACGAAGCAAATTACATGTTGAGGGAGGTTCACGAAGGAGCATGCGGGAACCATTCGGGAGCCAGATCACTCGTCCATAAAGTCATCCGTAGCGGATTCTATTGGCCAACCATacaagctgatgctaaagcatatGTCAAAGTATGTGATCAATGTCAACGCTTCAGCAATATTCCCAGACAACCAGCAGAATATCTCACGCCAATGATGGCCCCTTGGCCTTTCGCGcaatggggactagacattttggggccctTTCCGACTGGAACTTGGCAAATGAAGTTTCTGGTGGTGGGAAtagattatttcacaaaatgggtggaagccgaACCCTTAGCCAAAATTACGCAGCAGAATGTCAAGAActtcgtctggaagaacattgtatgcagattCGGAGTACCTAGAGTACTAGTGTCTGACAATGGACGACAATTTGACAACACACCTTTCAGGAAATTTTGTGAACAGCTTGGAATgaagaaccattactcctcaccttcccacccacaggccaatggccag ATTGATCCGCAAAAAGAAAGCAAGCATGGACGAATGAAATCCTTGAACGCAAGGATATATCGTCCATAA